Genomic window (Zingiber officinale cultivar Zhangliang chromosome 2B, Zo_v1.1, whole genome shotgun sequence):
AGAAAAAAAATCAGAGCATATTTAATCTATGATGTAAAAGATTATTTTCACGATTCATCCATGACTATAGAATTGCAATAACTTTATCATTAGAAATAACCCGGTACAAAAAACTTCCGTCGTACGGGATcccgaaaaaaaaattattatacgcAATCTTACCTTGTTCTTTTTTACAAGAAactattttcagaattcgaacccgtgacttTTTTATCACTTTATCGTTATAATAACTTTATCATTGTGTAAGTAAAAAATAATCTTCTTGTAAAATGTTTCCTATGACCCATCGTGCGAGGACATAAATACTTGCCTGAGAGAATCAAGTACGAATGAAGAATCACTTTGAAAGAATTTTCAAgtgacaaaaaattaaaactattcaCCCAATGCACAACATGCAAGCACCAATAATAGTCCACATCAAACTGCTGAGAAGAAACATGACTTTTAGGAGGAATATATGAATGAGAAGCAACACTTTTGGAAAGataagaattagaagtgacataATTGTTTGGAAGAACAAAAGGCAAGAAATATAAGAACTATTTATTTCTACCAGTGCCCAAAATGAACTAACAAAATTTTGATTAGACAAGGATTTCCCCAGTCTCAACTGGGTGGACAAAATTGGCCACTGAGTTAACCAGCTAAATCTACAAACGTTGTTTACTAACATCGGTACAGCGATTATCAAAATTCCAAAGAGATATATAACGTAAGatgcagcaaaaaaaaaaaggggggatCTGCCATTAGAGAACGTTGTAGTAACCGTTGAGGGCGATATAAGCCAAAAGGACACCAAAGTTTTGAAGCTAAAAAGAATGTAGCATGAGAAGTTGGTCGTCTCTCAGATCATATGTAGAAGGTAGATGATAACTATCCCACGGTCAAATTAGCTCCTGCAGCATCTGGGGATTCCTATAAAATCAAAATAAGTTTTTCAGTGACAAAGAAGAAATTACTGTTCCACAAGTCAGATTTCTAACctgaattatataaaaaaaattatactttccTCAAGGACAAATTGTATTCTGAATAAAGGAAGGAACAAGAAAATACCTGCAATGAATTTTGCTGCTGATATTTATGCGTGTACTCTTTCTCCACTAGACTTGATTATTGTTTGATGCAGACTTCTTGGATTGTCGAAGTCTAAAGTAGACAAATTGGATGATAATCTATAACAGTCAAAGGTCACAAGTAATCAAAACTATCAGAGAACTCGCTAACAAAtacaagaaaaaaaaggaaacatCAGCACGAATAAAGGATACAAAAGCATCCAGTATAGCACATCCTCCAGCATCAACTAACCATGGAAGATTAGGTTTGATTGCAGACCAAGCCAAACTTTTCACAAGTATACTGCATGGATGATGGGAAGCATATCAAAAAGTGGAGGCTGCCATGAAACAAACCAAAATTCTTGTACATCATCAGGTTTTTTAATACTACATTTCTAGAATTCCGATATAAAAGAtgattttattttctttgcttttGATAAGAAACACGCAAACGACTCATGATAAATCCATAACCTAGAAGAGTGGAATTAGAGGATAAGAAATATTTTATTACATTTAGTTTGTTGATGTAAAAACACGCATTGTATACATATTTCTTATAAGGCCCTGAACTAGGAGTGCCAACGTGGGAATAGACCCACTACAGCACATACTTAGTAAACCTAAGAGACTTAACAAGATTTATGCACATGCTACTAAACCATTCAATAAAAGCATGGTACCTTCCCACATAGGTTATATTTCCAAccaatgcaaaaataaacatcaGTGGGTTGAGACCCTGCATAAGTGAATAAGTGATCAGTGATCCAAGCATTTGAATAAATATTGATATCGCCACTTGTGTGGTTTATTAGGTTGCAAACACATGCATGTCTGAGTAAAACTTACCTGAGCATTGCCCCTTTTAATCTGCAATGATAAAACGAGAAGTCAGACAGTTCATTTTAATAAGAAAAACCATCTTAATTTGAAGAATGAATCTCACCATATCTCCTAAATCCTACTTCCAAATTCTTTTACTATGTTAATTTGAAGAAAAATGAAAATCCATTTTGCAGAATTCTAAGTAGGAAAAATATCAATACAACTCTCACATTTAAGCAAATCTGAGGTAGTCTTCCTCCCACATAAATAGCTGCCATCATCCAACCAAACAAGGTGCCTGCTCCACTACTTTCATCACCTCGAAGCTCATCCTATAATTAGTTTTAAGTAGGATCTTTTAAAAGAACTAAAAGGCATCATATGCATGAGAGAATGAGAAACATACATCCGTTAACAGTTATTTAAGTACCAATTAAAATTACCTGTAACAACTTGCGGCCAACTTGTAGAACCATCCCATGGGATTCAGTACTATCATGGAAACAAAGATGgtaaacacaaatacaaatagAAAGACTAGCTGAAGGAACCTGAATACAAAGAATGACTTGCTGTATGAAACTTATACTATCATGTTAGATAAAACAAATAAGGTTCTCAAGATGAGTCTTCCATGCATACCACAGAAAGTATATTTTTAGTACTCAATTTGGTAGGAGCAGACTGAGATGAAAGCAAAGGCTCTCTTGCTGCAAATTGCTCATCATGCTGGCCATCATTGAAGTGATATGGTATTCCATTCTCATGTGAATATGCTAACCAAGTGCCAAAAGTAGGCATGGGGCTCTTCGATAAAGATCGAGCTGACCTGGCATCATTAAAATGGTAACCATCTAAAACTAACACATGCTACAAAAATTATGAACACATAATAGAATAAACACCAGAACCTCAAGATTTAAATATTAGCATTTGCATATAATTATCCAAAAAACTGTGTTGTCTTGTCTCCTGTTCAAACTATACAAACCCACCAGCACATATGGGAAGGACAATGACAGAAGATTGAAACAAAATGCATCAATCTAGCTATACTCTTATGGACACTTAACCCTACTACACAACTGAAACTGAAAGATTGGCCAGAGGTTGATTGCTTGTGAAAATATCTgcacaaaagaattttgcaaagaaACATTAACTTGCTCTAAAATTATATTAATGGGTACTGGCAATTATATACcacatatatattatctgctTAATTCAATCATGCTAACCTAccaaaagtacttgagaagacaCCAAGTTGCATGTAAAAAACTACTTTAGTTAACCAAACAAGGGTCTGTTGATTTACTAACATAGTAGCACTGGCATCTCCAAATATCTAGAAGATCACAAACTTCATAGCTCAAAGTATAATCTGACCATGCAAAAAGGTTCATATAAAAAAGAAGATAGAAAAGATGAGGAACTTACACGAAGTAGAAGTCTCTTCCATTGGAATCACCAGGATGTAATTGTCTAGTAACAGGAATTGGTGAACTTTTTAAGTTATTATCCTCAGAGAGACTTGTAACATTTGCTTTGTGGCCACCAACATTTGTTTTCTCTGCATCGCTTAAAAGACTTTCACTATCCTGAACAAGATTTTGATTCTGCAAGTGAAGCTAAATATGTCAAATTTCCCAAAACTTTAATTAGGAGCGTCTTTTTTCAATTTATGCAGCAAGCATTTATGATTGTGGTTAACTAGTGAATAATAGATAAATTCATGTTGAATCAATTGATTTAAAGCTGAATCATTAAGTATATGGACTTTTTTTGATGTAATTGGATTTGCTTATGGTTCAATTTGAGGTTAGTTTGGCTCCTTGAGGCTGTGGTTAGGTGGGAATCAAGTTGAGTTTGTTTTGGGCTCGATCCAATAAATCCTAATAGGAGTTCAAGTTAGCCATCATTGAGCTGAACAGAGTGAACCAAGTTAGTTCAGTGGAGAATTGGGTTCTAATATGGTTAGTAGGAGACCTAGCTGACTCCTATTCTTTACCTTGCAGAAGCTCCTCCCATCTTCTTTCAGCTTGCAAACTCTCTTATCAGCCATGATTCCTTATCTTCTCCTTCAGAATTTGCAAGCCAACCCCTCCTGCCCATGAGCTCCACTATTATCCTTCCTCAATGAATGCAAACAGATTTCCTTTCCTTTGGCAATCAAATGATTTTACCATCTCAATTCTGACCTCTAGAGAACCCCAGCTGGTGAGCAGCCCTATATGCTCAGTCTAGCAGCTGAGGGATTCCTCATGGGTGAAcaattcttttctttttccaTCTTTGATCAAGAGTGAAGAGGATGTTTCTTCTTTTCGGGCTGTGAGCAAAGTTGTGCTGCTACTTCTTTTCATTCATGACAAGCAGCAAAAAGAGCATCCTCAATCATTGAGCAAGAGCAGATCAACTTGAATCAGAGTTCCATTGTGCAATTTAGAACAACAGTTGTGTTTATGGTAATAATGATGCTGCTTTCTTGATATTTTAGTTGACCAATCTCTTAGTTTATTCGATTCAAAGATTTTAACGATATTTGTTTAGGAAGTTTGATGTGGCTAGTTCCTTACAAGCAGTTGTAGAAATGACTAACCCTTAAGGTTGATTTGCGAGGTGTCATTTTCAATTAGTGATATAAGTGTTCCAAGATTCAATCAACCCCATCTAGTGAgataaggcttgattgttgttgcTGTTGAAGTGTTCCAATATTTATGGCTTGATGCCTCTTAATAAACCCAACCCTTCATGACTTTTTTCCTTATTTGATAATTCAACCTGCAAATGCTTATCTCAATGATGCATGAATATAGATTGACATTATGGTATTGATGTGTACTTATACTATCATACCATATTAGACATCCAAATGGTAAGAGATTTGTGTTAAGGGCACGAGGAGTGTGTTACATGCATGTTGGACTTATCTGTGAGAGGTTTTTAATTCCGTGATTACAAATAGTGCAATCCATGCATTGATGAAGTACTTGTCAAGGGTTATGGTATTTGTCAATACCTAACTAGAACTAGGTTTCTTAATGATATTATGGATCTATGATAATTAGGTGTTGCCTAACTAGAGATCACATGAATTGAGATATTGTAGACTCGTGATAGTTAAAGCTAGACCTGACCATGAGCCGGGTTCGAACTAACAAGCCGGTTACTCGTTAACCGGTTCAATGGGCCAGAATCATAATTGGCCCATCTCTTAATAGGCTGGTTATGGGTCAAGACTCAGGTGAACTGGCGATTTGAACCACCAGTTCATTAGcattgtttttttaaaagaataatttttaaattggtttaattttttttcaatttgaacctttcatttaataatatttttaacatttaatgaTATTATTATTGTGGGTTAATATAAATCAACTCATTTGCTTCAAATTTTTCAATGTGGGAGTATTCCACCTTTCTATTGAAGTTAATTTTCCAACCTATTTACCTTAAATTTTCCAATATAGAGCTACTCTACCTTTAActcattaaatttattaatctcaTAAATCTTtggtattattttattttttatcgatTCAACACCTAATTTATTGAGTTTATAGAGAATATTTGACTTGTATgatatatttaataataatttgccAAGAGATATAAGTTGttcaataataaaattatatacaaGTAAAGACTATCATCAAATatacaaaattgattaaaaaaatataacttatatgatatatatgtctCATCACGCTAAAATATAATAATGTTAAtgttagattaaaaaaaataccgGAACAGAATTAAACCAAGCAGCAGACGAATATGTTCATAGCATTGCCTTCTCTAATATGGTTTCAAGTTCAGGACTAATAGAAAAGAGTTATTTAAGTAGTTCATGCAATGTGAGTTCATTATTATATGCCTAAAACAACTAAGGCAAGGCCTAGATAATGATTTATCATCCAGGCGCAATGAATAGGCAAATGAACCTATCATTCTCTTGGGGACTAGCAACTAAATGACATAAGTCCTGGACTCAAACGCCTATGAAACAACTATTGAAGCTACTTAAGCAACTGGAAGAGATTCAACTCATTCAAGCTACCAAGCTATCAAAAAGACGAACAAAGATACTCAGaagactctctctctctctctctctctctctctttctcaacTGCTACAGTGGTGAATGGAAGGAGGGGATGGTGCcaataggggtgtaaatgaaccaaatctTGTTGAACaaacttggtgttcggcttggtaaaagtttgtttatgttcgttcaatacatacaagatcaattaaatgaatgAACAAGCTTGGACAACTcgttaaattaaacaaacaagcttaaacacaatgttcaactcgttaatgtttgtgaacaacgttcgtgaatatGTTTGTGAACAATGTTGATCAATAAAACTGTTATTACAttctaaataaacaaaaaaaagttttaaatgaATAAACAAGTTtgtattatcaagctcaataatcaacCAAACaagattaaaatataaaaatttcaaacaagcttgaattgagagtttgataacatctaaacgaactaagttcaagccaagcttgagcaccaaactcaagttcataaaaaatgAACAaaaccaagcttgaacaatcatttcaattgCTTGGTTCATTTTGGACTCAGTTTGACTTGGCTCAATTCGATTACCTTATCAACAAGGTAGCACGGatactcctttttttttttaagtattggACACGAATACGATACGGATACAAATACGATATAGAAATACATGTATCGGAtacagcaataaatgcatcattgaCTTTTTAGAGGTTTGACCATGCAGATACGTTTTGGACACGGATAGGATACGTTTTTCCAGATATGTTTGGACAAAATTgcaaatatttaaaaactttagAGGTTAATtgaaaaatcttaaaattttctaAGACTAATTAGAAGAATTGGGTTGTGGGTTTTTAAACTCTAAACGCTAATCCCTTTATGCTCGTCTCTCATCCTACTCACTTCTCACCGACACCGACGCGCGCCGACACCTCTCGCCATGTAAGTCCTAAATTATTGTTTATGATTTCTGCCCTATGCTTAAACCCTAATCATTTTGTTAAAAAGATTTGATTTATAAATTTGAATATAAGTCCTAATCATTCagtctcctttttcttctttttggcTTCCAATTTTTGAGCAATATCTAAAAGTCTCAATTTTGATCATCTTCCTTGATCTTACATGCCTTTGTGCTTGCCACCCATTCTCGATTTTGATCATCTTTCATCTATTTACTATTTattgttttgttttattatttagctattttgcaatagaaaattctcaaaaggaGAGTTTACAAGAGACCGATATGGATGTTTGATTTCTTTTTACTTGCTTAAAATGAATTTGTGTTTTATATTTTGACATTTTGTACTTGAGATATTATGATTGATGAAATATGACTTTCCAtctctataattttttattttcaatactatatatatataatgattgtCGTATCCTAGCCGTATCGtatcttattttcaaaatttgtcgTATCACCGTATCCATATCGTATTCGAACGAGTACGCAATGACATTCGCAACTATAGCGGAAGTGAACAACTGTTGCTCTTAAGGCACAATGTCACGAACGACTACAGTCTTATAGTCTATGTTACCGAAGAAACTAACAAACTATGTGACCATTAATTACCTTATACCCTAAGTGGATATATAGAcaattttaataagtttatttcattttaatttcaattttcctacatttatattttttaattatttttaaaaaatggaatataaataataatcttgaacGGTCGTAAATTGTGAATTAAACTGTAGCCGACGATTCCGGAATTGTAACTACCTTTGAAGGTtaaggttaaggttaagggtcaaaaaaattttaaatcatcgAACCATCGGTTCTGAACCGTAGTCAAATTTAGTTAAACCCACAAAAACTTAATTGGTGATCAAGTGTACTATTCCAACGACAGTTCGTGCACCAATGTCTAATGGTATATTGCATGTGTCATTATGAACCACTATGGGGTTGTGACCTTTTAGACCGTTGACTTTAAGAGAAACTAGAGATTCAATATTATACCCAAGGAACCCCTTAGGTTAAGAGAGAGAACCTCAATCATCAATTGAAGCAACCCCTTCAAAATGATTTTAGGTGATCCACCCAACTTAACATGTTGAGCATCAGCCCACCCTAATAATTTTAGATGGATGTTTGAGATAAGGGTTTGCCACATCTTAGAGACAAACATAAGATGTTATGGCATTTTATTCTTTTACCTGCTTATATTATCATGTTGTCAGATTCCAATTGGCATTTTTGGCTAACAATCCTTCCTCTATTTACCCTAGTTTCAACACCAGTTGGTGTTTATACAACTTTTGTTTTAGTGATTGCAGTATTTACCATTGAAGTTTTAATGCATTTATTGCTCTAATATTAAGTTGTGGTAGATAAGCACGACCATGTGATATCTTGATTAACCTCTGGCAGGGTGAATCAAGCCAAGTTTCTCAAACATCTTGATCTAAGCATGACTGATGAACCAAGTCAAAATCTAATCAAGTTTCAATGGAAGGAGAAAaaagcctatatatatatatatatccagtaTTATTCAAGAACATATGACATATGATGCAAGATTAAACTAAGGCAAAGGTAGAGAAGCAACCCTATAACACACATAAAATGCTATGAAATTACTAATCTATTTGTTGGATATCTGAATAGCAGGTTGATCTCTTACCTTACTAGGTATCATATTTTTGTTTACTCTATGTCTGTGATAAATGTGACCATAATAAATAGTCTGTCCCGTCAGAATCAGTGTAGTAGCTGTGTACAACTGAATATACCAATAAATCAGTAATACAAGCAATAAGGATGGTTAATAACCAAAAGAAATTAACGTTGATAATCTCACCAGTGCCGTGTAGTATTGCGTTGGCAactgtaagaaaaaaaaaaactaaagtttAGCAATTCTGAAAAATTGCATATGACTTCCATCAAATTTAAATGATACCATATATGGTAAGAAGTGACCATGTGCAAATAGCCACATGGTTATCAAAATTGTGATTCTTCACTTGGCACCTCATCATCCAACTAACTAAATTTGCTTAGCGTCACAACATTAACttgatcaaatatatttatttagtaAAGCTTGAAATTAAACAAAAATGGATATTTTTCCATACTATATCACGATATCATCAAAGAAAACTTAAGATTATTTaagaattctttttaattttcaaatataatgaACTTTTTGTTGTAACCTATACTATAAAGCTTATTACCTACTTTATAAACATGCAACGTAGTGATTATGTTGCAATGATATTTACTTAATATATGAAAAATCCAATTATACTATATTACAATAAGATTCAAAGTTTGAAACCTTCACAAAGGATATGAGATAATGGAAATTTATACATATGGTAAACAATAAATGTCAAAGAGAACACTTTAAAAGCAATTTTAGTAAAATTTAGGATCTTGTGATCCTACATAGTATTTCCATAACTCAATACAATGAACTTATTTGGACAAAAAACTAAAGTTCGTGATTTGTTAGGCTTCTCTGGAAACCAAAATTTAAGTTATGTGTGCACCCATGTCAAAGTTCAATGTCACATCTGGGTTAACAATGGGAGCAAAATAATGTAGAAGATGAAGGGCTACACAGAGGGAAACCTTTTGTCATAGTTTGCATGTTGATGATAGAATAAATTTTGTTTTTTCCTGTGATATGTACAAGGACTTAACAGAAGTTAAACCAACAGCACATTGACGTTGAGGAGCTCAAGTGCATAGAAACAAAAGTGAAGGTAAAAGAATTGCAACAGGAATATTTTTGTTTAGACTATGCATAGCTTACAATTTGTGCAATTAAAAGTTATGCCAAAGTTTACATGGTAGTTGTTTGCAATCAAGTCAGCGCATTATGCATATGAGTTATGCAAGCACATACTTCTACATGTAGTCTTTAATTGAGATGAAGGTCGATTGACATATATAAAACATTTAAATTTGCCACACATAATTGACTAAATAATACAATCAAATACAAATTTCTAACATTTACTAATATTTATGACATACAGAAAACTAATTTCTAAGTTTAATAAAAAGTATTTCCTTAGACAAATATATTTTTTGAGGAATCTCTTTCTATACCCTTTTATTGATTAGGTATGGCTCAATTGAATTAAATCTAAAACTAGGACAATCTTTTCCCCTTTTAGCCTATTCCTAAAGATATGACCTTGAGTTAAACTTAAAAAAGTAGTTTCATATATAGAAGCCTGAAGCCAATTTAAAGAACAAAAGAGTTCATTCATATGACAACAAGCGAAACACTGCATATGCAGCAGCTACATGAAATGCTTTTTAATCATGTTGAGTTAATTATAGGAAGGTGCTATTTTATCAAGTATCAGAGAATAGACAAACAGAGGTTCTAACAAAGGTCTGGATtgaatagcaa
Coding sequences:
- the LOC122045439 gene encoding probable vacuolar amino acid transporter YPQ1 translates to MAHSKASFQPTCPSIQHCSDWARIYLKYCLCSAKDGVSIFLGIVSIISWGVAEVPQILTNFREKSIEGLSAAFLMTWVVGDLFNLIGCILEPATLPTQYYTALLYTATTLILTGQTIYYGHIYHRHRVNKNMIPSKNQNLVQDSESLLSDAEKTNVGGHKANVTSLSEDNNLKSSPIPVTRQLHPGDSNGRDFYFVSARSLSKSPMPTFGTWLAYSHENGIPYHFNDGQHDEQFAAREPLLSSQSAPTKLSTKNILSVVPSASLSICICVYHLCFHDSTESHGMVLQVGRKLLQDELRGDESSGAGTLFGWMMAAIYVGGRLPQICLNIKRGNAQGLNPLMFIFALVGNITYVGSILVKSLAWSAIKPNLPWLVDAGGCAILDAFIIIQFVYFRLRQSKKSASNNNQV